Part of the Actinomyces howellii genome, TCCCCCTGCGCCCGCTGGCGGGGATCGCCTCCTACATGGCCTGCTGGCTGCTCCTCGTGTCCCTGCCGAACACCTACTCGACCGACATGGTCGTCACGAACCTCGTGTTCCTGTTCTTCCTCGGCCGCTTCCTGCCCCCCTGGCCCGCCACGGCGCTGTGCCTGGGAGCCACCCTCGCCCAGCTGGTCAGCGCCTCGCTGCACGTCGACCGGTCCGCCATCGACTTAGGCATCACGCTCTTCCAGCTCATCGCGGCCGCCCTCCTCCTGCCCATCGGCGCCCTCCTGCGCTCCTCGGAGCGCAGCCGCCGGGCCGAGGCCCGGCGCGCCGGGGTGCGCTTCGACGACCTGCGCCACGAGATCGCCCGGGAGATGCACGACCTCGTCGCCTACTCGATGTCCCAGACGGCGCTGCGCGCCCAGCGCGCCTCGATGGACATGAGCTACCCGCCCGAGGCGCGCCAGGAGTTCGCCGCCCTGGAGTCGACCGCCTCTGACGCCCTCCACGAGCTGCGCCTGCTCCTGCGGACCCTGCGCCAGGACGCGCCCGCCCAGGACATCGCCGCGGCCACCGGCCTGGGCGGCGTCGTGGCGGACCTGGGCACGGCGGTGCGCGCCATCAGCGACGACGTCGCCGGCTCAGGCTTCGACGTCACCTTCCGCAGCCTCGGGCAGGCCGTCCCCACCCGCTCCCAGGCCACCACCTTGTCCCGGGTGGCCCGCGAGATGGGGGCCAACATCATCCGCCACGCCGACCCGCGCGAGCCGGTGACGATCACCCTCGTCCTGGGCCCGGAGTCGATCCGGCTCGTGTCGACCAACCGGATCGACGACGAGGCCCACCTGCCCAGCTCGGGCACCGGGATGCTGGGCATGCGCGAGCGCCTGGCCGCCATCGACGGCACGCTGACCACCCTGGCCGACTCCGGGTCGTGGATCGTGACCGCCTCGGTCCCGGTCATCAACACCCGCCCTGACCCCCCAGCCATGGAGAAGACCTCATGATCAACGTCGGGCTCGCCGACGACGACGCCCTCGTACGCCGCACGCTGACCGACCTGCTGGCCACGACCGACGACGTGCGCGTGGCCTGGACGGCCTCGGACGGCCAGGAGGCCCTCGAGCTGCTGCGCTCA contains:
- a CDS encoding sensor histidine kinase; translated protein: MTAATVPSSPDAHRRAGSRGVLTRPDRSPYVAVAIVLGLVNLGANVSLLGRPPAVDLGFMLVALVLISIIPLRPLAGIASYMACWLLLVSLPNTYSTDMVVTNLVFLFFLGRFLPPWPATALCLGATLAQLVSASLHVDRSAIDLGITLFQLIAAALLLPIGALLRSSERSRRAEARRAGVRFDDLRHEIAREMHDLVAYSMSQTALRAQRASMDMSYPPEARQEFAALESTASDALHELRLLLRTLRQDAPAQDIAAATGLGGVVADLGTAVRAISDDVAGSGFDVTFRSLGQAVPTRSQATTLSRVAREMGANIIRHADPREPVTITLVLGPESIRLVSTNRIDDEAHLPSSGTGMLGMRERLAAIDGTLTTLADSGSWIVTASVPVINTRPDPPAMEKTS